DNA sequence from the Halorussus sp. MSC15.2 genome:
TTCGGAGTGGTCCCCGCACCGTGGTAGCGGATAGTTCGGACCTGCTACCGCGTACAGCAGTCGCTTAACCCGACGACTCGGCGGTAGCGCTGGCGTTCGCCGAAGCGCGACTCGACCGACGAAGCGGACTCGGTCCCCGAGCGCACTTCGACAGCCGGAAGTGGAGACTCGTCACCCGAAACCAGACGCTTCGGCTGATGAGACGTTGGTCCGGACGGAAATCACAGACTGCTTGACTCGTTAACCGTTCTGTGTCGTCGGCCTAAGCGCCCGACAACAATACGCCGCGAACGCATACTCCGGCCGAGAGCGGTCGCGGAGAACCCGACCGCGGGAGACCGATGTCGAGCAACCACAACACCGTCGTCCTCGGCTTCGATGCGCTGGACTTCAACTACCTCGACGCCTTCGAGTCGTCGCTGCCCAACTTCGCGTCGCTGCGCGAATCGGGGGTCGAGGCACCGCTGGAATCGACCTTCCCGCCGTGGACCGGGAGCGCGTGGCCGTCGATGTACACCGGGACCGACCCGAGCCATCACGGCACCTACGGCTTCTTCCACCACACCGACGGCTACCCAAGCGACGACGTGCTGGTCACGCGCGACCACGTCCGGGAACCGGCCATCTGGAACTATTTGACCGCGATATCGGAACCCGTCGTCGTGCTGAACGTCCCGGTCACGCACCCCGCCGAACCCGTCGAGGGCGTCCTCGTCCCGGGGTATCTCGCCCACGAGGAGGACGCGGGCTATCCCGAGGGCGTCCGGGACGAACTCTCCGAGGCCATCGGCGAAGAGTACCGAATCTACTCCGAGGCCGAGACCAGCGAGGACTGCGACGACAAGGAGGGGAGTTCGCTCGACCTGATTCGGATGCGCGGGGAGGCCGCCGAGTACCTGCTGACCGAGTACGACTGGCGGGTCGCGGTCGTGCAGGTCCAGAAGACCGACACCGTCTTCCACGACTTCGACGACCGCGAGGCGTTCCGCCGGGCGTACGAGCGCGCCGACGAGGTCCTCGGCCGGGTGCGAGCGGCCGCGGACGACGCCAACGTCGTGGTCTGTTCGGACCACGGCATGGGTCGGGTGGACGGCTACACCGTCTACGTCAACGAGATTCTCCGGAACGCCGGGTTCGTCGAGACCACCACCGACTCGTCGGGACCGAGCCTGATGACCGAGAAGGCGACCCTGACCGGGACGGCGTCGGACAGCGACGGGTCGGCGGCCGCGTCCGGAGGCGGTCCGTCGGTCACCGGACAGGTCGTCTCGGCCGCGACGGCCACGCTCGACCGGGTCGGGGTCTCCCCGGGCGACGCCTACGCGCTGGCGACGCGGCTGGGTCTCGGGGGGGTTCCTCTCGAACGTTCTCTCCTACGAGGCGGTGTCGGCCGCCAGCGAGGGCGTGGATTGGGCCGAATCGACGGCCTACTGCCGGAGCATCGAACTCGGGGCGCGGGTGAATCTGGCGGGCCGCGAACCCGAGGGCGTCGTCACGCCCGAGGAGTACGAGCAGGTCCGCGACGACCTGATTCGGACGCTCTCGGACCTCCGCACGCCCGACGGCGACCCCGTCTTCGAGTGGGTCAAACGGCGCGAGGAGGTGTACGACGGTCCCTTCGCGGAGTACGCCTGCGACGTGCTGTTCATGCCAGCCGACATGAACCACGTCCTCAGCACGAACCTCATCGGACAGGAGTTCGTGCCGGTGAACGACCACGACCACAAGCGCGACGGGGTGTTCCTCGCCGCGGGTCCGGCGTTCGAGGACGCCAGCGCCGGGTCCGTCCCCGACCGCCTCTCGCTCACCGACGTGGCCCCGATAGCGATGGCTGCCGCGGGTCTCGACGTGCCCGCCCGGATGACCGGCGAGGTGCCCGAGGACCTGCTCTCGGAGTCGGTCGCGCGGGCCGACTACGGCGAGGTCCCCTTCGGCAGCGACGACTCGCGGGGCGACGGCCCGGCCGACGACGGGTCGGTCGAGGAGCGTCTGAGCGACCTCGGCTACATCTGAGCGGTCCGCGACTTCTGGCCTCCCTGCGGTCGTCGCGTGCTGGCGCAATCGCCGTGCCGTGCGGTCTTCAGTTGCTCAAGCAGTAATCAGCTTCTTGCTCTCGTTCTACGAACGTCGTTCTCCGGCCTCCAGCACTACGTCACCGTCTTGATTCCTCACCTCCGTCTCACGCCGCTTCCTCCACCTCGGCGGCTAACCCGTCCAGCAGGTACTCCGCGGAGGCGCGGGTCGTCGCCATCGGCACGTCGTGGACGTCGCAGAGTCGCAGGAGCGCGGTGATGTCCGGTTCGTGGGCCTGCGCGGTCAGCGGGTCGCGCAGGAACACGATACCGTCGATGTCGCCCTCGACCACCTCCGCACCGATTTGAGTGTCGCCGCCGATGGGACCGGACTCCTTGCGCTCGACGTCGAGACCGATTTCGTCGGCGATTCGCTCACCGGTCGTGCCCGTGGCGACGAGGTCGAAGGTCGATAGCAGCGACTCGTACTCCCGGGCGAGCGACACGATGACTGGCTTTTCGTCGTCGTGGGCGATGAGTGCGACGCGAGGCATACCGACCCGTTATCGCGCAGGACGAAAAGCGTACTCGCGGGGTCAGATATTGACTGCGCCGAGCGCCGACGGAGTTCGGGACGTTCGGAGGCGCGTCTGGGCCGGACGGCGCTCGCGTTCAGCAGGACCCGTCCGTGGTGAGTTCGGTGGTCTTCACCGTCGCGGACTCGCTGACGACCGCCTCGCCGCTCACGTCGATGGTCGAGTTACTGACCGAACAGCCCTCGGCGTCGGTGACCGAGATGCCGTCACGGGACCCGCGAGGGTGCTGGATGCAGACGTTCTCGAACTGGCAGTCGTCGCGGCCGTTGGCGCGCACCGCTCTCCCGTCGCTCGCGGTGCCGGAGATGCGGAGACCCCGCGCCCTGAACCGCGTCCGCTTCGGGAGCGCGCCCATACTCGGGACGGTCTGGCCCTGCATGCTCTCGATGGGGTCCCGGACGTTGACCGCGAGGGTGTCGGCGTCGGTCCGAATCCGGGTGTTCTCCACGACGGCCTCGCCGAACTGCTGGCCGACGACGATACCGCCGGAACTGTAGGTGCCGGTGAGGTCGGTGATGGCGATGTCGCAGTCGCGGATGCGGACGCTGCCGCCCTCCTCGGCCCAGATACCGCGCATGTTCGGCTTGTGCTGGGGCTGTTTGGGGTTGTCCACGCGCACGGTCACGCCGCGGACCAGCGCGCCGTTCGTCCCGCCGCCGACCCGGACCTGCTCGATGCCGTTGTTGGCGTAGTACCCCCCGAGGACCCGGAGCGGGCCGGAGTGGTACGCCGCGTACAGTCCCTCGCGCCAGTGCTCGATTCGGCAGTCCCGAAAGGTGAGTCGGCCGACGCTGTCGGGGAACACGTAGAGGGCGTGGCCGTTGGTAGAGCCGTCGGGGAGCGAGAGGTTCTCGAACCGGAGGTCGGCGTTCGGGTCCGCGGCGGCGACCTCGAAGGCCGTCCGAGGTGCGCGTCGGTGCCCGCGGACCGTCACGTCCTTCACGGCGTTGGTACCGCCGCTCACCGAGATGTGCGACACCGGCGCGACGTTGTCGCCGCGACAGTCGATGGTGAACCCCGCGAACAGGAGTTCGCGGAGGTCGCCCCACATCAGCCAGTAGTTGACGTCCTTCGGCGGGACGAGCGCGGCGTCCTCGCCGACGATGCCGAGGTTCCGGTAGCCGGTCACTCGCCACTCGTCGAGTCGGTAACGGCCCGACGGGAAGTAGAGCAAGGTGTCGTCGCCGACGTGCTCTTCGAGAATTGGATTTATCGGCTCTCCGCCCGAGGCGTCCGCGCCCGCCTCCGCGACGTTCACGACCGTCCCGTAGTCGGCCGCCTCGACGAGGTCGTTGGTGGTCTGGGTCGGGTCGGTCTCCGTCCGAGTCGCCGTCTCGGCAGTCGCACCCGTGGTCGTCTCCGTGCGTCGAGCCGTGGTCTCTCGGGTCGTGGTATCGGGGGCGAACTCGCCGCACCCCGCGAGCGACCCGGCGACGACGGTCGCTCCGGCGGCGCGGAGCCACGCACGTCTCGTCGGCGGACTCTCGTCGTCGTTCACGCGGGTAGGTCCGTCCCTCGAAACCATTGTTATAGGTGGCCTGAGGCGGGCTACGCCGTCGCTTCGAGCGCAGTAAGCGTGCTACAGTGGACCAAGGGCCAGTCGAGTCCCGGAGGTCGGCCGCCGGTCAGCGCGGTTCTTCGGCAGGGCGACTCACCCGTACCCGCGACCAGACGGACCGGAGCGGCGGCGTGCCGTCGTACAGCCACAGCGCCACCACCGACGCGAGCAGGCCGAGTTCGACCGCGACGTACGCCGATATCGCGCCGCTGGCCAGTTCGGTCACGTACCGCGCGAACAGCGTCCGGACCATGTCGAGGAACCCCACGCCCGTCTCGGTCCCGGACGCCGGAATCGCTGGCCAGAACAGGAATCCGTAGCTGGGTTCGCTCCCGACGAGTAGCGGGAAGAAGGCGTCTGCCGGGAGGTGGCTGAGGTAACCGAACGCGAACGCCGCGCCGACGCTCCGACGGTCGAACGCCGCCGCCACCGTGACCGCGAGCGCCGCGACCGGCAGCGCCGCGAACAGCGAGTGGGCCAGCGAGTGGCCCGAGGGCAGGACGCCGAGCGTCCACGCCAGCGGCTTGTCCACGAGGTCCGGAAACTGCGTGCCGAGCGCTAACGCCGCGACCGGCCACGCCCGCGGCGCGCGACGACAGAGCGCGTGGACCAGAAGCGAGTAGCAGAGGTAGCCGACGGCGAGGTGTTCCCACGGCCACATGGATTAGTGATTGTCCATCAGAATCGGTGATAGTGTCTCGGGAGTCGTCACGCGGACACGTTCACCCAGACGTGGACGTTGCGATAGGCGTTCTCGGTGGTCGGGTCCGCCGGCGGGTCGCCCTCGTAGACGAGGTAGACCAGTCGGAGGTCCTCGCCGGTCATCGTCGGCGTCACCTCGTGGGTGGTCCGCCACTCCTGACCCGCGCCGACGGTCGGCGTGAACGTCGCCAGCGTCCGGTCCTCTACCACCTTCGCGCCGCCGTCGTCGGCCTGCCTGACCCGTTGGAGTTCGACCACGACCGAGTAACTCGTCTGCTCGCCCTCCTGGTTCGCCAGTTCGACCACCAGCGGTCGGCTCTCGCCGCGTTCGAAGTTCTCCGGGTAGTCGTCCGCGACGAGTTCGCCGGTCTCGTTCTGGGAGAGCAGCGAGACGCCGGTGAACTCCTGACTGTCACCCGGCGCGGCCACCGCGTAGCCGACGGCGGCCACGGCGACGACGACGGCGGCCGCGAGACCGACGTTGACCGCCCTGTCGGCCAGCGACCCCGTGGAGACGGCCCGCCGACCGCCGTCGGCCCACGCCCGAATCGAGAGCGCGAACCGGCGGTCGGCCGGACGCCGGAGGCGGCGCACCCCGGCCGCGGCGGAGAGGGAGACCGTCAGCGCCGCCACCGAGAGCAGGACGGTTCCCGGGTCGATGGCCCACGGCGAGACCGCGAGCGCGACGCCGAGTATCGGGAGTACCGCCAGACTGAGACCGAACCCGAGCGCCGCGCGCTCGGTCTCGACGAGTCCGTGTTGACGGACGGCGGCGAGCGTCCGACCGACCGCGGCGTCGTCCGGCGTCGCACCGGGGAACAGCAGCGCGACGAGCGCGTAGCCCGGTGCGAACAACACCAGCGGGAGACCGACTGCGACCCCCAGCGGCGACCCGTACACGCCGGGTCGGGACAGGAGCGCGACCGCGACCACGGCGTACCCGACGATAGCGAGCAGGTCGAGCGGGAGCGTCGGGCGGGCGAGGCGGTCCACGAGCGTCTCGTCTGTCGTTCCGTGACTCATGGGTCGTCCGGGGAGGCGGCGACGTTCGTCCGAGACTGACCGAGGAGAGTTCGACGGCTCATTACACCCGGCCAACGCTGGATTGCTACTTTGTTATCACCCGACTGTCGGAGTACAACGCGACGTTACTCCCGGCCGAAGGACGAATCGCCGGACGCGGCGCTGCCGACCGGCGATTCGCGAAACGCTACGAGCCGGGTTCAGGTGCGGCCTACGCGGGCGACAACTCGCGTATAACAAAGCCCCGAACGGCGGTACCTCCCCGATAACCCTCGCTCGGGCGGTCCCCGTCCGGCGAGAACGCTTCAACGTCGGAATAACACGCACTACGGTGAACTACGATGCTCAGGAACGACTACGCAACTCCCGAACGGAGGTACCGAACGTGAAACGAACTGTTCTGGCGACGCTGCTCGCGCTGTTCGTCGTCGCGGCCGCGGTCACCGGACCCGTAACGGCCGCGAGCACGCCCGACGACGCCGGGAACTCGTCGGGACCCTCTCAGCGCTGGGCGAAGACGGTCGGCGGTGGTGACGACGACAAGCTAGCGACCGGTCTGAAGGTGGACGACGGGTATCTTGTCGTGGGGTGGTCGAACAGTTCGGCGACCGACGGGAAGCACGACGGCTACGTCTCGATGCTCGACCGGACAGGCCAGACGAAGTGGGAGCGTACCTACGGCGGACCGGGGACCGACCGCATCTACGACGTGGTGCAGGTCGAAGACGGCTACCTCGTCGCCGGAATGGAGACCGAGTCCACCGGTCAGGCGTGGAAGGGATGGGTGATGAAACTCGGTCCTCAGGGCGACAAAAAGTGGGAACGGACCTACGGCGACAGCGGTCCGTCGGCGCTCTGGTCGCTCACGCGCTCGGACGGGAAAGTGTACGTCGGGGGCTGGCAGGACGACCGCGGGTCCGCCGAGGGATGGCTGATGGAACTCTCCTCGGACGGGGACGAGGTCTGGAGCGAGACCTACGAGACGCGCCGCTCGGGGGCCGACGAGTACGTCAACTCGGTGTTCGTGACCGGGAGCGGCGAACTCCTCCTGACCGGGACCACCGAGGGCAGCAGCGTGGACCCGGGCGACGCGTGGGTGATACGCGCCGATAGCCGCGGAGACCTAGAGTGGCAACAGACCTACGGCGGCGGGCAGTTCGACCGCGTCCACGACGCGACCGCGGCGTCCGACGGCGGGTTCGTGCTGGTCGGTCGGACCGCCAGTCGCGGCGCGGGCGGGGAAGACGGCTGGCTGCTCAAGATTCGAGGCGACGGCCAGACCCAGTGGCAGCGAACCTACGGGACCCCCAAGTCCGACGCCTTCTTCGGCATCCACGACGACCCCGACGGCGGGTACGCCGTCTCGGGGACGAAGCACGTCCTCGGAGACTCGGGCGCTGACGGTTGGGTTCTGAAGACCGATTCCGCTGGCAAACGCGACTGGCAGCGGACGTACGGCCAGAACTACTGGGACAAGTTCTGGCCGGTCGTGGAGGGTCACGGCGGGGGCTACCTCGCCGTCGGCGAGTCCACGAGTTACGGCGACAACCGCGACGGGTGGGTCGTCCGGGTCGGCGGTCCCGCGGTCGCGGCCGTCGAGGACGCCGACGCCAACGAGTCCGGAACCACCGTGAGGTTCGAGGACTCGCCGGTGCAGGCCGTCACGCTCGCGGACTCGAACGTCTCGGGAATCCTCGCGGTCGCCGAGCGCACCGACCTGTCCGCGCTCTCGCCGCCCGGCGACCCCCTCTACGCGGTGTCGATGAACGGGTCCGAGGCGGTGACCGACGTGTCGGCCACCGTCGAGTTCGCGGTCCAGAAGAGCGCCGTCGGGACCGACCTCTCGGACGTCCGCGTGGCCCAGCGCACTGCGGAGGGCTGGTCGCTGCGACGGACGACGGTGGTCTCGGAGGCGAACGGCACGGCGATTCTGTCGGCCGAGACCGAGAATGCGAGTACGTTGGCGGTGACGTCCGTGCCCGCGCCGACCGCGAGCATCGACGCCGACGACGCGGTGATGGCGGGCGACACCGTCGAACTGTCCGCGAGCGGTTCGATGGCCGAGAACGCCACGCTGGCGAGCTACGAGTGGTCCGTCGGCGAGCGGTCGGCGACCGGGGAGTCGGCGACCGTCAGCTTCGAGCGCCCGGGCGTGCGCACGGTGAACCTGACGGTCACCGACGAGAACGGTCTCCGCGACACCGCGACGGCGACGCTCGTGGTCAACGACCGGCCGACGGTCAGCGTCCGGACGCCGGACGCCGCGACGGTCGGCAAGGCGAGTAGCTTCTCGGCGAACGTGAGCGACGACGTCGGCGACGTGGCGGTGACGTGGCAGTTCGGCGGCGCGACGGTGACGGGCGAGTCGGTCGAACACAGCTTCGGGTCGGCGGGCACCAAGACTGTCACGGTGGTCGTCGAGGACGAGTACGGTGCGACGGTGACCGAGGAAGTCCAAGTCGAGGTGAGCGCGCAGGACGCCGGTGGAGCGACGACCGATGCCGGGCCGGAGACCGGTGGCGGCGTCCCCGGGTTCGGTCTGGGTGTGTCGCTGGTCGCCTTGCTCGGAGCGGCGCTCCTCGCGGGCCGACTACGGGGCTGAGCGCCGGGTGTATCGCTCCGTTTCAACCGTTTTGGAGGCAGTAAGACGCCCGTAACCTCCCGTTACGAACGGGAGGGTGGCGTATACTAAAGAACCTACCGCGGCTACAACCGAGTACGTCGAAACGAACGACGGTGATTTACCCTGAGTTGGACAATCCCCACGTCAGACCTCGACGAATCGTTCGAAGAGGGAGAAGTCATGTTCGCTGTGGACGACAGCGACGAAGAACGCACGACGGTCATCGCCGACATCTCGAACGACGAAGCGTATCTGGCGATGCCGTTCGACGAGTCGAACACGCTCTCGCAGTGGCGCTGAAGTAACGACCCGCTTTTCCGCCCTTCCACGACTCGGTTCTATTTATCGCGACTGCCCCGAGCAACTGCGCTTCGCTCGGTGACGCGGACGAGCGGACGTGGCTTCTGGGACTGTTCTCGACACCCGCAACCAGAAACTGCTTTTGAGGTCCAGCGCCAACGCGGAGGACATGAACGTCACACTCACGCTCCTCGCACTCCTGACGGGGTTCGTCACGGGCGCGCTGTTCACCTTCCTCGGAATTCCGATGCCCGCGCCGCCCGAACTCCCCGGCGTCGTCGGCATCGTCGGCATCTACGTCGGCTACAAGACGGTCGAATACTTCGACGCGGGCGTGGACCTCCTCTCGATGCTCGGACTCGCGGGATAGACGGCTCTGTTCTCTCTGCGAAACTGTGTGGCCGTCCACGGTCCGGCCAAGGTTCACGTACGAAACCGGGACGAACTCGGACCGGACGCTTCGTGCGGTCCCGGGCGACCGCAGTGCACGCACACTGTGGGACCGCCAGTCCGACTACCCCGAGAGGGCTGTGCCACTAACGGAGACACCGATGTCGAACGTCGTCGCTATCGCTCCCTCCGAACGACGTTCGCGTTCGCTAAAACGAGTCGGCGAGCGACCGCAGAAACGAGCGGACGACCGTGAAAAGGGTCTCGCGGAGACGGCCGCGTCGGTCAGTAGGACCGCTCTTTCGGCTCGTAGGTCTTGTCCTGCCCTTCGAGGATGACCGGCTTGTACCAGAGTTCGGGCGACCCGTCGTTCCACGAGAGCATCGTGTGCTTGAGCCACTCGTCGTCCTTGCGCTCCTGATGTTCCTGCCGCCAGTGTGCGCCGCGGAACTCGTCGCGCGCCAGCGCGCCGAGGGTGATGGCTTCCGCGAGGTCGATGAGGTTGCGGGTCTCGATGGTGTGAATGAGGTCGGTGTTGAACGTCCGCGACGGGTCGTTGACGTACACGTCCTGATACGCCTCGCGGACCTCCCGGATGTCCTCCAGCGCGTCCTTCAGGTTCTCCTCGTTCCGGAAGACGTTGACGTTCTCGGTCATCGACTGCTGGAGTTCGTCGCGGAGTTCGGCGTGCTGGATGCCGTCGTCCTTCTCCATGAGGCGCTCGATACGGGTGCGCTCGCGTTCGATGGTACGCCGGACCGTCTCGTCGGGTTCGACGACCGCCGCACCGCCGTCCGCCACGGCGTCTTCGTCGCCGTCTGCGGCCACGTCGTCGCTCGCCTCGACCGCACCGGGTTCGACGGGGGTGTCGAGACCGTCCTCTTCCTCGATTTCGCCCGTCTTGCCCTTCGTAATCTCGGCCTCGCCGAGGTCCGCACCCGCGGCGTGACGACCGGCGCGCGCGCCGAAGACGATGAGTTCCGGCAGGGCGTTGCCGCCGAGTCGGTTCGACCCGTGGACCGAGACGCAGGCGCACTCGCCCGCGGCGTAGAGACCGTCGATGAGGGTCTCGCCGTTCTCGTCGGTCTCGATGCCGCCCATCTCGTAGTGCTGGCCGGGCTTGACCGGCATCGGCTCTTCGAGACCGTTCACGCCCTCGAAGTCGCGCGCGAGGTGGAGGATGTTCTCCAGTCGGTCGGTGATGCGCTCCTCGCCGAGGTGGCGCATGTCGAGGTAGACGTACTCGTCCTCGACGCCGCGGCCCGCGTTGACCTCCGTCAGTTCCGCGCGCGACACCACGTCGCGGGAGGCGAGTTCGCCGTCGTTGTTCGCGTAGCCGTGCTCGAACATGAAGCGCTCGCCCTCGCTGTTGTAGAGGATGCCGCCCTCACCGCGCACGCCCTCGGAGATGAGGACCCCCGTCGAGGGGAGCGTGGTCGGGTGGAACTGGACGAACTCCATGTCTTCGAGCGGGACGCCCGCGCGGTAGGCCATCGCGGCACCGTCGCCGGTGTTGGCGACCGCGTTGGTGGTGTGGTCGTACACCTGTCCGGTGCCGCCCGTCGCGAGGATGACGCCGTTTCGGGCCTTGAAGCCCTCGACCTGTCCGGTCTTGATGTCGTAGGCGACGACGCCGTGACACTCGCGGTCGGCCGGGTCGTCGTGGTCGGTGACCGCGAGGTTCGAGACGTACCACTCGTCGTACACCTGAATGCCTCGCTTGACCACCTGCTCGTACATCGTGTGGAGCATGTGGTGGCCGGTCTCGGCCCCCGCGTAGGTCGTCCGGGCGAAGGAGAGTCCGCCGAACGGTCGCTGGGAGACTCGGCCGTCGTCCTCGCGGGAGAACGGCATCCCCCAGTTTTCGAGTTGGATGGTCTCCTCGGGGCTGTCCTGCGCGAGGGTTTCGATTGCGGGGGCGTCTCCGAGGTAGTCCGACCCCTTCATCGTGTCGTAGGCGTGGAGTTCCCAGTCGTCGCCCTCGCGGAGCGCCGCGTTGATACCGCCTTCGGCCGCGCCGGTGTGGCTCCGAACCGGGTGGAGCTTCGTGACGATTGCCACGTCGGCACCCTCCTCGTGGGCCGCGATGGCCGCTCGGAGTCCGGCACCGCCGCCGCCGATTACCAGAACGTCGTGTTCGTGCATAGTTGCTAATCTCTTACCAGAATTTCAGGTTCTGTTTGACCGCTTCCCGCTTGAGTTCCTGAATGTGCTCGGTCAGCGGGATGTCTTTCGGACAGACGTTCGTGCAGGAGAACTGGGTCTGGCACCGCCAGACGCCGTGCTCTTGGTCCATCACGTTCATCCGGTGTTCCTTCATGTTCTCGCCCTCGCGCTCGTCCATGGCGAACCGGTAGGCCTTGTTGATGGCCGCCGGACCGAGGTACTGGTTGTCCCCGGCCGCGATGTTACACGAGGACATGCAGGCACCGCACCAGATGCACCGCGTGGACATCTTGATTTTCTCGCGGTTCTCGCGAGTCTGTCGGTACTCTTCGAGGTCGCCCTCGGACTCCTCGTCGGGTTGGAAGAACGGCTCGACCGCGTGCATCTGGTCGTAGAAGTGCTCCATGTCCACGACGAGGTCCTTCACCACGTCCTGATGCGGGAGCGGTTCGACCCGGACCGGCTCTTCGAGGTCCGAAATCTGGGTCTGACAGCCGAGTCGCTGTCGGCCGTTGATGAACAGCGCGTCCGACCCGCAGACCGCCTGTCGGCACGAGTGGCGGAACGTCAGCGTGGTGTCGTAGCGGTCGCGGGCGTAGATGAGTGCGTCGAGGACCGTCATCCCCTTCTCGCGGGGGACGGCGAAGTCGTCGAACCGCGGTTCCATCTTGCCCTCGACTTCGGGGTCGTACCGGAACACCTTCAGTCGGAAGCTCTCGCCCTCGACGTCGGCGGGCGCGCCGGACACCGACTGCTGGCGCTTGGCGTCGCGGTCGGCCCGTCGCTGGTCGCCCTTCGACGCGCCTTCCTGTTCGACCGACGACTCGGCCTCGTGTTCTGCGCTCTCGGTTCTCCCTCGGTCTTCTTCTGGTAGTTGCGTGCTCATATTACATCACTCCCGACATGACGAACGCGAGGTAGACACCCTGTGCCGCCAGCGCGAGACCGGCGATAGCGAGGACGCCTTTCACCGCGGTCTTCTTGGTGCCGGTCAGGCCCTGATTCAGCAGCGCGGCGTAGACGCCGTTCACGCCGTGGAACGTCGCGGTTAGCAGGAAGAGTATCATCGTCGCGAGGTAGCCCCACTGCTCCATGCGAGCGGTCGTCCCGGCGAACGTCACCTCGGAGGCGTGGTGGACGAAGTGGAGGAGGAAGAAGTGGAACGCCAGCACCACGACGAGGAACGCCGCCGTCACGCGCTGGAGCAGCCACGAGAGGCTCCCGCTCCGGAACGAGGAGTAGCGTTCGGCCATCTCAGAACGCCCCCTCGAGGAACGACGGGATGCTCGCCAACACGATGACACCCGTAACTATCAACGATGCGTAGAAGCTCTTGTCCTGCGATTCGAGTCCGAGTCCGAGGTCCACGAACAGCAGGCGGACGCCGTTCAGAATGTGGAAGACGGCGACCGCCAGCAGGCCGACCTCCATGACCCGGACGAGGAGCAGGCTCTCAAGCCCCTGAATCGTGTCCGTGTACGCGCTCGCACCGGACGTGGCGGTACTCAGCACGGCGATGTGGGTGAACAGGTAGCCGACGAGTACCCATCCGGTGAACTTGTGGAATATCCAGGCCCACATCCCGGCCGTGAACTCCCGCCACCGGCCGAAGTCTTCGACGAGGCCTCGATTGTACGATTGACTCATACTTGTCCGTTCGG
Encoded proteins:
- a CDS encoding PKD domain-containing protein; translated protein: MKRTVLATLLALFVVAAAVTGPVTAASTPDDAGNSSGPSQRWAKTVGGGDDDKLATGLKVDDGYLVVGWSNSSATDGKHDGYVSMLDRTGQTKWERTYGGPGTDRIYDVVQVEDGYLVAGMETESTGQAWKGWVMKLGPQGDKKWERTYGDSGPSALWSLTRSDGKVYVGGWQDDRGSAEGWLMELSSDGDEVWSETYETRRSGADEYVNSVFVTGSGELLLTGTTEGSSVDPGDAWVIRADSRGDLEWQQTYGGGQFDRVHDATAASDGGFVLVGRTASRGAGGEDGWLLKIRGDGQTQWQRTYGTPKSDAFFGIHDDPDGGYAVSGTKHVLGDSGADGWVLKTDSAGKRDWQRTYGQNYWDKFWPVVEGHGGGYLAVGESTSYGDNRDGWVVRVGGPAVAAVEDADANESGTTVRFEDSPVQAVTLADSNVSGILAVAERTDLSALSPPGDPLYAVSMNGSEAVTDVSATVEFAVQKSAVGTDLSDVRVAQRTAEGWSLRRTTVVSEANGTAILSAETENASTLAVTSVPAPTASIDADDAVMAGDTVELSASGSMAENATLASYEWSVGERSATGESATVSFERPGVRTVNLTVTDENGLRDTATATLVVNDRPTVSVRTPDAATVGKASSFSANVSDDVGDVAVTWQFGGATVTGESVEHSFGSAGTKTVTVVVEDEYGATVTEEVQVEVSAQDAGGATTDAGPETGGGVPGFGLGVSLVALLGAALLAGRLRG
- a CDS encoding FAD-binding protein, with the protein product MHEHDVLVIGGGGAGLRAAIAAHEEGADVAIVTKLHPVRSHTGAAEGGINAALREGDDWELHAYDTMKGSDYLGDAPAIETLAQDSPEETIQLENWGMPFSREDDGRVSQRPFGGLSFARTTYAGAETGHHMLHTMYEQVVKRGIQVYDEWYVSNLAVTDHDDPADRECHGVVAYDIKTGQVEGFKARNGVILATGGTGQVYDHTTNAVANTGDGAAMAYRAGVPLEDMEFVQFHPTTLPSTGVLISEGVRGEGGILYNSEGERFMFEHGYANNDGELASRDVVSRAELTEVNAGRGVEDEYVYLDMRHLGEERITDRLENILHLARDFEGVNGLEEPMPVKPGQHYEMGGIETDENGETLIDGLYAAGECACVSVHGSNRLGGNALPELIVFGARAGRHAAGADLGEAEITKGKTGEIEEEDGLDTPVEPGAVEASDDVAADGDEDAVADGGAAVVEPDETVRRTIERERTRIERLMEKDDGIQHAELRDELQQSMTENVNVFRNEENLKDALEDIREVREAYQDVYVNDPSRTFNTDLIHTIETRNLIDLAEAITLGALARDEFRGAHWRQEHQERKDDEWLKHTMLSWNDGSPELWYKPVILEGQDKTYEPKERSY
- a CDS encoding DUF1616 domain-containing protein — protein: MSHGTTDETLVDRLARPTLPLDLLAIVGYAVVAVALLSRPGVYGSPLGVAVGLPLVLFAPGYALVALLFPGATPDDAAVGRTLAAVRQHGLVETERAALGFGLSLAVLPILGVALAVSPWAIDPGTVLLSVAALTVSLSAAAGVRRLRRPADRRFALSIRAWADGGRRAVSTGSLADRAVNVGLAAAVVVAVAAVGYAVAAPGDSQEFTGVSLLSQNETGELVADDYPENFERGESRPLVVELANQEGEQTSYSVVVELQRVRQADDGGAKVVEDRTLATFTPTVGAGQEWRTTHEVTPTMTGEDLRLVYLVYEGDPPADPTTENAYRNVHVWVNVSA
- a CDS encoding metal-dependent hydrolase, encoding MWPWEHLAVGYLCYSLLVHALCRRAPRAWPVAALALGTQFPDLVDKPLAWTLGVLPSGHSLAHSLFAALPVAALAVTVAAAFDRRSVGAAFAFGYLSHLPADAFFPLLVGSEPSYGFLFWPAIPASGTETGVGFLDMVRTLFARYVTELASGAISAYVAVELGLLASVVALWLYDGTPPLRSVWSRVRVSRPAEEPR
- a CDS encoding alkaline phosphatase family protein, producing MSSNHNTVVLGFDALDFNYLDAFESSLPNFASLRESGVEAPLESTFPPWTGSAWPSMYTGTDPSHHGTYGFFHHTDGYPSDDVLVTRDHVREPAIWNYLTAISEPVVVLNVPVTHPAEPVEGVLVPGYLAHEEDAGYPEGVRDELSEAIGEEYRIYSEAETSEDCDDKEGSSLDLIRMRGEAAEYLLTEYDWRVAVVQVQKTDTVFHDFDDREAFRRAYERADEVLGRVRAAADDANVVVCSDHGMGRVDGYTVYVNEILRNAGFVETTTDSSGPSLMTEKATLTGTASDSDGSAAASGGGPSVTGQVVSAATATLDRVGVSPGDAYALATRLGLGGVPLERSLLRGGVGRQRGRGLGRIDGLLPEHRTRGAGESGGPRTRGRRHARGVRAGPRRPDSDALGPPHARRRPRLRVGQTARGGVRRSLRGVRLRRAVHASRHEPRPQHEPHRTGVRAGERPRPQARRGVPRRGSGVRGRQRRVRPRPPLAHRRGPDSDGCRGSRRARPDDRRGARGPALGVGRAGRLRRGPLRQRRLAGRRPGRRRVGRGASERPRLHLSGPRLLASLRSSRAGAIAVPCGLQLLKQ
- a CDS encoding methylglyoxal synthase, yielding MPRVALIAHDDEKPVIVSLAREYESLLSTFDLVATGTTGERIADEIGLDVERKESGPIGGDTQIGAEVVEGDIDGIVFLRDPLTAQAHEPDITALLRLCDVHDVPMATTRASAEYLLDGLAAEVEEAA
- a CDS encoding XapX domain-containing protein codes for the protein MNVTLTLLALLTGFVTGALFTFLGIPMPAPPELPGVVGIVGIYVGYKTVEYFDAGVDLLSMLGLAG